The following proteins come from a genomic window of Brevibacillus antibioticus:
- the flhF gene encoding flagellar biosynthesis protein FlhF, producing MRVKRYIVDSMPEAMEKIRTDLGMDAVILNSKPIKSGGLFGMFGKQRIEVIAAVDEKASERENPTVAAEHRTNNVLPKSQTGTYTAAQAYRRPTVTKTSVTQQTESTSREQVVAAMTQVAVATPPKEEISDTRAVQKQGEPAEQQAPVMTSEERALPASNHDAIATEMRDMRQMFQKLLVHDLSEQLPPAVQSIRAKLLKQEVTEELTAEIIRKVMEKSQPGEKWAEEEAFTVCRTIITSMIEPYTASSPKLGRNVRYAFFFGPTGVGKTTTIAKLAANSMLKEKRKIGFITADTYRMAAVEQLKTYANILNVPLEVVFSPKEMAAAMERLSDCDLIFVDTAGRNFRNDEYVEGIRELLEHGKDSVNYLVLSLSSKFNDMKAIVQNFAEVQVKQVIFTKADETNSFGTMLNVCQEMNLQLSYVTTGQNVPDDIVVATPELVSTMIMGE from the coding sequence GTGAGGGTAAAACGTTACATTGTCGATTCGATGCCAGAAGCAATGGAAAAAATCAGGACGGACTTAGGAATGGATGCAGTGATTCTTAATTCCAAGCCGATCAAATCAGGTGGATTGTTCGGGATGTTTGGCAAACAACGAATCGAAGTAATCGCTGCTGTCGATGAAAAGGCATCCGAGCGAGAAAATCCCACAGTAGCAGCTGAACATCGAACCAACAACGTTTTGCCCAAATCGCAGACGGGTACATACACGGCTGCTCAAGCGTATCGAAGACCGACTGTAACAAAAACATCAGTGACTCAACAAACTGAATCAACAAGTAGAGAGCAGGTCGTAGCCGCGATGACACAAGTCGCGGTTGCGACGCCTCCAAAAGAAGAGATCTCAGATACGAGAGCTGTGCAAAAGCAAGGAGAGCCAGCTGAGCAGCAAGCTCCTGTCATGACATCCGAAGAAAGAGCTTTACCCGCAAGCAATCATGACGCGATTGCTACTGAAATGAGAGATATGCGTCAAATGTTTCAAAAGCTGTTGGTGCATGACTTAAGTGAACAACTTCCTCCGGCGGTACAGTCTATTCGTGCAAAGTTATTGAAGCAAGAAGTGACGGAAGAGCTAACAGCGGAAATCATTCGAAAAGTGATGGAAAAGTCGCAACCGGGTGAAAAGTGGGCGGAGGAAGAAGCGTTTACCGTTTGCCGAACAATCATCACTTCCATGATCGAGCCATATACAGCATCTTCGCCAAAGCTGGGTAGGAACGTACGGTATGCTTTCTTTTTCGGCCCGACAGGGGTTGGAAAAACAACGACCATTGCGAAGCTTGCGGCGAACAGCATGTTGAAGGAAAAGCGAAAAATCGGTTTTATCACGGCTGATACGTATCGAATGGCGGCTGTAGAACAATTGAAGACGTACGCAAACATCTTGAATGTCCCGCTGGAGGTTGTCTTTTCTCCAAAAGAAATGGCGGCAGCGATGGAGCGCTTAAGTGATTGTGACCTCATTTTTGTAGATACAGCTGGACGAAATTTTCGCAACGATGAGTACGTCGAAGGCATTCGCGAATTGTTGGAGCATGGAAAAGACAGCGTGAACTACCTAGTACTTAGCTTGAGCTCCAAATTCAATGATATGAAAGCGATCGTCCAAAATTTTGCGGAAGTTCAAGTGAAGCAAGTCATTTTTACAAAAGCGGATGAAACGAACAGCTTTGGCACGATGTTGAATGTTTGTCAGGAGATGAATCTACAGCTCTCCTATGTAACGACAGGTCAAAATGTACCAGATGATATCGTTGTAGCTACACCCGAGCTGGTTTCAACGATGATTATGGGAGAGTAA